atttttttgtgcaAATTGctcaaataaattttattacagTTTCCAAAACAATTAACAGATTAATATACTGCACACAAATACAAACATATTAAAACTGACCATAAGAGATAAACAAACAAATCAGCAAATATATTTGACCTGTATGTATGTGATAGTTGGTTAGAGATATATTGCTTGGTCTGTTTAAAAGGGAAACTAAAAAATGATCCCTGAACATATCGTCACAAATCAGGGCTAAAtataaattgtataaaatagGCGAAACAAAGCAGACGAAATAAGCCGACGAAATAAGCCGACAAAATAAGCCGACAAAATAAGCCGACAAAATAAGCAGACAAAATAAGCCGACAAAATAAGCAGACAAAATGAgtaacataaaatataaagacCAATTCGTTAAGATGAGCCAGGAGGGGCCTAGAAATGCTACCACTACAAATTTTTATGGTAGCTATTTTTTAACAGAAAATGagaatttttttgatataaaaaaatttgaagAAAACTTAGAaatgaagataataaaaaatgaagaaaacttattaatattagaaataaaaaatttaaatgtaTCAATAGCTAATGCATTAAGAAGAATTATGATATCAGAAGTACCTACAATTGCTATAGAaaaagtaaatatatttcaaaatacAGGAGTAATAGCAGATGAAATATTATGTCATAGATTAGGGTTAATACCCTTCAAATTTGATGcagatttattaaattataaagatccatatgaaaaatataataatttgaattgtttttgttttaaattacATGTAAAATGTAAttctataaataataataaaaatggaaatgaaAATTATCAATGTATTTATTCTAAAGATTTAAAATGGTGTCCACTAAATgaagaacaaaaaaaaaaatttgaaaataatccACCAAAAGTTGTTGAAGATAATATTCTAATAACCAAATTAGGAAGTGGACAAGAAATAGAacttatttgttttttagaAAAAGGGATTGGAAAAACACATGCAAAATGGTCACCTGTATGTACTGctgtatataaaatgtttcctAGTTTTAATTTTGATGTACATGAAAAATTTactaattatgaaaaaaaagatcTAGTTACTATATGCCcaaaaaatgtttttgatATAGAAGAGAGTGGAAATTTAGTTGCAAAAAACCCTCTTGATTGTTCATCATGTAGAGCATGTATTGAAAAATATCCACAAAAAATTACATttcaaaaaacaaaaaaccattttatttttactgtTGAATCAACAGGCTGTTTTCCTTCTGCAGATATTTTTAAGAAAGcattaaatattttgaaagtAAAAGTTATAAATGTTAAAGAAATGTTAGAAGAACAAACATCTTGATattttctcctttttttttaaaaatttattcgTTTcaaccttttttttttttttttatctttattgtCAAATCAAATTAACTTATTTAAATCTTACAATTGCGATTTGTGTATCCATATTTCAAAACTTTTATATTTCCacaattttcataatttttatttattgtttttaatgcaTACAAGTGTACACACCTTTAAtgtgtataaaaatatatacgcAAATTAATACTATCAGCGTTTAAGTTCATAAgcatactattttttttctacatGTGTGTGTgcattatttttgtatttcatttatattttttccaagTTTCCAattatttatcattattttttgcgtattattcatttataaacatattttaaattgtAGCATATAATTAGTTTATTCCATACCTTTTCAAAAAGGAATAAAATGAAAGATActataaaattacaaaaaaaaatgaaataaattaaaaattacataaattaaaaattacataaaCTTAGTGAATAATTGTAACATCCCTCGTAATGCTTTCTACAAATATGTGAAaacaaaaatgataaattttgaaaaaaaaaaaaaaaaaaaattataaaagctAGCCAAGTATATTTGATTATTTACTTGACTTGTTCAGGTAAAACAAAGTTTTGTTAAtaattacatataaaaatatggaaaaagaAATGAGGTAACAATGTAGACATACAATATATCTCATTCTCactttaatatttaattaatcattataattaaaactaaatcctttttttttcattcttttttcttttttatattttgcacttgatattttttctaatCTTTCTCTTTCTTTAATTTCAGCAAgaaattctttttttttttccttaacccataattctttttttaataacatttttttgttatcatCATCAAGAGCATCCCATTTATCTAATGACATATTTAAACATCTTCttgttataaaaattttatcagATTCATCATATTcacaatttaatatataatatttaattaccCATTTAATAATCCAtgtaataaaacatataatctgtttaataataataataattttaaaaatattaactttTCCTTGattttgattattatatttattttgttgatTATATAATTCTTGTGCTATTTCAATTTCTATActtttttcgattttttgtttttctttaatttcatatgttttatattgtGGGTATTTTAACATTATCCTTTCTTGGACTTTTTTTCGAAAGTCTTTATGTTTGGAAAATTTATgaagaatatttttttgttcatatttattatttatatattgaaTTAAAATTCCAAATAAAgctattaatattattgataatattactttaaataatttaaataaaaaaagtaaatttAAGTTaactatatttattatactatcaggattttttaaataatagtcataatattttctgcttcttttatttattaaaacattatATGCTTGTACtatcttctttttcttttttatatcatagttttcttttaaattttttaactGTCGAAAATATGAAGATCGTATATCTTCGATCGAAGCCCTTTCGCTTATACCTGACAAGAGAttgaaggaaaaaaaaaaaaataaatctcccaaaataataaacctcccaaaataaaaaacacaaacacacacatattttgaaaatgtcTAATTATTCCAACAATTCAATATTGACTTAATaattttgtcatttttttttctactttttttctaatttttttctgtttttcCTATTTTTCTCTGtttttcctatttttttctattttcctatttttttctgtttttcctatttttttctataccTAATATGGAGTAGCAATTGTCCTCGTTGCAGTAAAAGCGGCTCacaacatttttaaataagcAATTTACATTGCTTgtcaaaatgaaaaaaagcAAAGATATCAtcggaaaatatattttcattttaatgataaaagaatatgtaataataaaataaaaaaatgaaataataaattaaattcaATTAAATTagattaaattaaattaaattaaattaaattaaaagaatGGTTTAGTTTCAATATCAATGCTACATGTGTTACTTCTacttttgtgttttttttaaatatgattcacattgtttatatatattccatTTTGTGCTTATTTTCACTCTAAGAATGTCAATAATTATAATCTTATATATCAACAATTTGACATGTATTATCTCTAATCAGCAAAAtgtatcaaataaaaataagccTAAATAAGCttgaaatagaaaaataccaaaataaaaaaattaaaaaatatagtaatattttcatacaataattatttaataaaaattacaagaataaaaaatataactattatatattaatccCACATTTGAATTGGTTATgcacatattttattaaaatattatatttatttttcaaaatgttcaaaaatatatattatttattatgtataaataatataatatggatgaaaaaatatatactatttatatactcacatgtatgcatgtatatattagtttaaaaaaatataatttattaaatatcatAAGATCCAGAATAAAGAAAAACCAAACCGGTTTTAAATAGCCTTATACATATATCCTCATTGAAGCTTCAAACCAAGTTAAATATGTTTAAGAATATTGTCATAattatgcatacatatatatattgtgtatatatattattttgtatagagaaaaaaatcttatatttttgaatAGTTATAGTTAATTTGagaaaattgttttttctcctttatcaattatttttttgtaccgttattaaaataaaatttcacattatagtaaaaaaaagcTAATTACT
Above is a window of Plasmodium yoelii strain 17X genome assembly, chromosome: 9 DNA encoding:
- a CDS encoding DNA-directed RNA polymerases I and III 40 kDa polypeptide — its product is MSNIKYKDQFVKMSQEGPRNATTTNFYGSYFLTENENFFDIKKFEENLEMKIIKNEENLLILEIKNLNVSIANALRRIMISEVPTIAIEKVNIFQNTGVIADEILCHRLGLIPFKFDADLLNYKDPYEKYNNLNCFCFKLHVKCNSINNNKNGNENYQCIYSKDLKWCPLNEEQKKKFENNPPKVVEDNILITKLGSGQEIELICFLEKGIGKTHAKWSPVCTAVYKMFPSFNFDVHEKFTNYEKKDLVTICPKNVFDIEESGNLVAKNPLDCSSCRACIEKYPQKITFQKTKNHFIFTVESTGCFPSADIFKKALNILKVKVINVKEMLEEQTS
- a CDS encoding DnaJ protein, putative, which translates into the protein MKIYFPMISLLFFILTSNVNCLFKNVVSRFYCNEDNCYSILGISERASIEDIRSSYFRQLKNLKENYDIKKKKKIVQAYNVLINKRSRKYYDYYLKNPDSIINIVNLNLLFLFKLFKVILSIILIALFGILIQYINNKYEQKNILHKFSKHKDFRKKVQERIMLKYPQYKTYEIKEKQKIEKSIEIEIAQELYNQQNKYNNQNQGKVNIFKIIIIIKQIICFITWIIKWVIKYYILNCEYDESDKIFITRRCLNMSLDKWDALDDDNKKMLLKKELWVKEKKKEFLAEIKERERLEKISSAKYKKEKRMKKKGFSFNYND